In bacterium, one DNA window encodes the following:
- a CDS encoding class II SORL domain-containing protein: MNELKNLYQSADWKSEKHVPVIEAPRRATPGEPFEVKVSVGKEIAHPNTTEHHIRWIDVYFLPEGGKFPVQIGKAEFCAHGASPEGPNTSTIYTDHAVGLSFKTNKPGTILAASYCNIHGLWQSAAAVEIE, translated from the coding sequence ATGAACGAGTTGAAGAACCTCTACCAGAGCGCAGATTGGAAATCGGAGAAACACGTCCCCGTCATCGAAGCTCCCCGCCGGGCAACCCCCGGCGAACCCTTCGAGGTCAAGGTCAGCGTGGGCAAGGAAATCGCCCATCCCAACACCACCGAACACCACATCCGCTGGATCGACGTCTATTTCCTCCCGGAGGGAGGGAAGTTCCCCGTTCAGATCGGGAAGGCCGAATTCTGCGCTCACGGCGCTTCCCCCGAGGGGCCTAATACCAGCACGATCTACACCGACCACGCGGTCGGCCTCAGCTTCAAGACCAACAAGCCCGGGACGATTCTGGCCGCTTCCTACTGCAACATCCACGGGCTCTGGCAAAGCGCGGCGGCGGTCGAGATCGAATAA
- a CDS encoding C25 family cysteine peptidase: MRSISLMIAAAGLAFFSGAARGGEHYVILTTNAAYNECHAAIDDFVVHKETQGYEVLVKTESDWAGSPGAETADQVRNYLITGEESWGATGIDYLLIIADAEDVPMKVAEIYPGLEVPTDWYYADLDGDWDLDGDGVYAEYDSDVGPGGVDFEAEASVGRIIYKEETLPAILERIIAHQENMYDGALDQGWRYRVLQAGAFLEIEPDGTVLDCGSAPQEYIYDHYIDGTSFSSLRLYDPGNAWTDPSPNIAEADGDLDAGAMYAELESFGYGTVIWQAHGGTDAAYRRLNQEYLGEIQTDCHTPFVDTADPGDLAAGSPVENNPDAPVIVAASCHNGSTDPEALAAAFMDSFAVNFVGSDVSAQKVLGWDEPEDGGMQGWSVYMAEQLLSARLPVGDAFAAAIAEYYAEALDGDPGNAGTKNCYCMTVYGDPSLRVTIEPWTELATILFGGAGKKGFFADEKSRYRFRDEILAYSKDGIFLTEALYRQAATLARLAAENPRLWKGMVETEGILRKIAEIYFAGGYGDKEVPLSRDAAGRIDSTLKDLQAAAPKELGSDVYRARKILAGAAGKSLRDLKSAFGFGQKRRIPEFCLPAR; encoded by the coding sequence ATGAGAAGCATCAGTTTAATGATCGCCGCCGCCGGACTGGCATTCTTCTCCGGCGCCGCCCGAGGGGGCGAACACTACGTCATCCTCACCACCAACGCCGCCTACAACGAATGCCACGCCGCCATCGACGATTTCGTCGTCCACAAGGAGACGCAGGGCTACGAGGTGCTCGTCAAGACCGAGTCGGACTGGGCGGGATCGCCGGGGGCGGAGACAGCCGACCAGGTGCGGAACTACCTGATCACCGGTGAAGAATCCTGGGGGGCCACCGGCATCGACTATCTCCTGATCATCGCCGACGCCGAGGACGTACCCATGAAGGTGGCGGAGATCTATCCCGGCCTGGAAGTCCCCACGGACTGGTACTACGCCGACCTGGACGGCGATTGGGATCTGGACGGCGACGGCGTCTACGCCGAATACGACAGCGATGTCGGTCCCGGCGGCGTCGATTTCGAGGCCGAGGCAAGCGTGGGCAGGATCATCTACAAGGAGGAAACCCTCCCGGCCATCCTGGAAAGAATCATCGCCCACCAGGAAAACATGTACGACGGCGCCCTCGACCAGGGCTGGCGCTACCGGGTTCTCCAAGCCGGGGCCTTCCTCGAAATCGAACCCGACGGCACCGTGCTGGACTGCGGTTCGGCCCCCCAGGAATACATCTACGACCATTATATCGACGGCACCTCCTTTTCCTCGCTCCGGCTCTACGACCCCGGCAACGCCTGGACCGACCCTTCTCCCAACATCGCCGAGGCGGACGGGGACCTGGATGCGGGCGCCATGTACGCCGAACTGGAAAGCTTCGGCTACGGCACGGTCATCTGGCAAGCCCACGGAGGAACCGACGCCGCCTACCGGCGCCTCAACCAGGAATACCTGGGGGAAATCCAAACCGACTGCCACACCCCCTTCGTCGACACCGCCGACCCCGGCGACCTGGCCGCCGGGTCGCCGGTGGAAAACAACCCCGACGCCCCCGTCATCGTCGCCGCTTCCTGTCACAACGGTTCGACCGACCCGGAGGCGTTGGCCGCCGCCTTCATGGATTCCTTCGCGGTCAACTTCGTCGGGTCCGACGTTTCCGCGCAGAAGGTCCTGGGCTGGGACGAACCGGAAGACGGGGGGATGCAGGGCTGGTCGGTCTACATGGCCGAACAACTGCTCAGCGCCCGGCTCCCGGTCGGCGACGCCTTTGCCGCCGCCATCGCCGAATACTACGCCGAGGCCCTCGACGGAGATCCCGGCAACGCCGGGACCAAGAACTGCTACTGCATGACCGTCTACGGAGACCCGTCCCTCCGCGTCACCATCGAGCCCTGGACGGAACTGGCCACGATTCTCTTCGGGGGGGCGGGGAAGAAAGGGTTCTTCGCCGACGAGAAGTCCCGGTACCGGTTCCGAGACGAAATCCTCGCGTATTCGAAAGACGGGATCTTCCTGACGGAGGCGCTTTACCGGCAAGCCGCGACGCTCGCCCGGCTGGCAGCGGAAAACCCCCGCCTCTGGAAGGGAATGGTCGAAACCGAGGGGATCCTGAGAAAAATCGCGGAAATCTATTTTGCCGGGGGTTACGGAGACAAGGAAGTGCCCCTCTCCCGGGACGCCGCCGGACGCATCGACTCCACCCTCAAAGACCTGCAGGCGGCGGCGCCGAAAGAACTGGGCTCCGACGTCTACCGGGCGCGGAAGATCCTGGCCGGCGCCGCCGGGAAATCCCTGCGCGACCTGAAGTCCGCCTTCGGCTTCGGTCAGAAGCGCCGGATCCCCGAATTCTGTCTTCCCGCCCGGTAA
- a CDS encoding response regulator: MNPATIFIIDDDEDFLDELRESLRLEGHRVEAFSDGNKALGAMLRLRPDLVVVDLKMRGLNGFQVVEEMRNRPATGEVPVIAMTGYYTRVEHGRLMKLCGIDSCMIKPFSTELLNRRIALTLKKRGRAAEPKSEPGKELPEGAEP, encoded by the coding sequence ATGAACCCGGCAACGATATTCATCATCGACGACGACGAGGATTTTCTGGACGAACTCCGGGAATCCCTCCGCTTGGAAGGCCACCGGGTGGAAGCTTTTTCAGACGGCAACAAAGCTCTCGGGGCGATGCTGAGACTGCGGCCGGACCTGGTGGTGGTGGATCTGAAAATGCGGGGGCTGAACGGATTCCAGGTGGTGGAGGAAATGCGGAACAGGCCGGCGACCGGGGAGGTTCCCGTAATCGCCATGACCGGTTACTACACCAGGGTCGAACACGGCCGGCTCATGAAGCTGTGCGGGATCGACTCCTGCATGATCAAGCCGTTCTCGACGGAACTCCTCAACCGCAGGATAGCCCTGACCTTGAAAAAGCGCGGTCGAGCGGCCGAACCGAAATCGGAACCGGGAAAAGAACTCCCGGAAGGAGCGGAACCATGA
- a CDS encoding phospholipase D-like domain-containing protein: MNMFRISGFVTLVALLGAPPLGGAATDVYFNQSVDLRYAWLDNDAQGEADFLTLVTNHIASATTSIDVASMTFSSEDVANALAAAAASGIDVRIIGDGARRNQVGYLLAQAGGCAVADNNLPALVYRVNFQDDAGAGPAGWLIDRGQTYGPHDDGVSYGWASSQAAYMHSGGVYDSLLLDECYARSNSSGTQTWSIAVPSGFYYVLAVVGESDYNSKNFVTCEGQEIFLYSHSWTEWLGCGAGEFDGSPVCGGYDSDNGHYEAQRIHVTDGQLTLSVGKSGESSYSSLAYVEIYRADPSDAQGDWFTDTDEVQKQTTHHSKFILVDGGTASAKIWVGSGNLTSGMTTMAEDQILTDDADVCDAFYDHFNQMWGSSGLEPDPSASAFNRFKDPALSAVDCSVDGYDWLVRFSPSVGAHDMYQTVEDFLAPAQHNLILNLEQFTDSGGLFGYDGPEDIMDNVIPPLLSLSGFELYGVLGGDLSDAIFSVYSAYANVHLAHSDFSDPDPTMHNKVAIVDALDDSRYTLNGSVLCGSMNWSQSGMLCNDEQTLVIDNPYIANQYLQQAMARLAEKGIEPDRHTDIVVAVDRSNSMNLLCNDGVTTKIDAATMAADLFIDLIEPDEGHRMSVVRFGKFVEPFVPDVVLDELTTLNLSDYHDAVDDIVTGGDCGTATCYGLALEECEDQLTSEPNPNPRQIVHFFTDGNENLAPWADEVYPGMVTDGIEIHSTGFGADITPDVLEEMAEASGGTFAQVALDTTSLSKRFVEVARAAMDLETLLDPSYIVSREQMPSTTISVDRTCRKLKFILMWGTRKPYLAQMTVVSPNKVQLKKGLKGVRQVDGDGYTIWHVDLDVCPYLQAEGTWRITMAPGLEFPGKTAEVELVVLGDGDIDYRAEVVPAATRKNPTRVRLLCRMLNEGTPVRTVKSAAVTWTGPLDREGQDPAPVKVALYDDGKHGDGKANDGLFGRYLILTTAGCNTFHFVTQAQVPGKMFRTVYPRREAVVTYTLRK, encoded by the coding sequence ATGAATATGTTCCGAATATCGGGGTTTGTCACCCTGGTGGCATTGCTGGGGGCTCCCCCCCTAGGCGGAGCGGCGACCGACGTATACTTCAACCAGTCGGTAGACCTCCGTTACGCCTGGCTGGACAACGACGCCCAGGGCGAGGCCGATTTTCTCACCCTGGTAACCAACCATATAGCTTCCGCCACCACCTCGATCGACGTGGCTTCGATGACGTTCTCCTCGGAAGACGTCGCCAACGCCCTGGCCGCCGCCGCCGCTTCCGGGATCGATGTCCGGATCATCGGAGACGGCGCCCGCCGCAACCAAGTAGGCTATCTCCTGGCCCAGGCCGGAGGATGCGCGGTGGCCGACAACAACCTCCCCGCCCTCGTCTATAGGGTGAATTTTCAAGACGACGCCGGGGCCGGACCGGCCGGGTGGTTGATCGACCGGGGGCAAACGTACGGCCCCCACGACGACGGCGTCAGCTACGGGTGGGCGAGCAGCCAGGCCGCCTACATGCACAGCGGCGGCGTATACGACAGCCTCCTCCTCGACGAATGTTACGCCCGCTCCAATTCCTCCGGGACCCAGACCTGGTCGATCGCCGTTCCCAGCGGATTCTATTACGTGCTGGCCGTGGTCGGCGAATCCGACTACAACTCCAAGAACTTCGTCACCTGCGAAGGGCAGGAAATCTTTCTCTACAGCCATTCCTGGACGGAATGGCTGGGCTGCGGCGCCGGAGAGTTCGACGGATCGCCGGTCTGCGGGGGGTACGATTCCGACAACGGCCACTACGAGGCCCAGCGCATCCACGTCACCGACGGGCAGCTCACCCTCTCGGTGGGCAAGTCGGGAGAATCCAGTTACTCCTCCCTCGCCTACGTCGAGATCTACCGGGCCGACCCCTCCGACGCGCAGGGAGATTGGTTCACGGACACCGACGAGGTCCAGAAGCAGACCACCCATCACTCCAAGTTCATCCTCGTCGATGGGGGCACCGCCTCGGCCAAGATCTGGGTGGGCTCGGGAAACCTGACCAGCGGCATGACCACCATGGCCGAAGACCAGATCCTGACCGACGACGCGGACGTCTGCGACGCCTTCTACGACCACTTCAACCAGATGTGGGGAAGCTCGGGCCTGGAGCCGGATCCCTCCGCCTCCGCCTTCAACCGGTTCAAGGATCCCGCTCTCTCCGCCGTCGACTGCAGCGTGGACGGCTACGATTGGCTGGTCCGGTTCTCCCCCTCCGTCGGGGCCCACGACATGTACCAGACGGTGGAAGACTTCCTCGCTCCGGCCCAGCACAACCTCATCCTCAACCTCGAACAGTTCACGGATTCCGGCGGCCTCTTCGGCTATGACGGTCCGGAAGATATCATGGACAACGTCATTCCGCCCCTGCTGAGCCTTTCCGGATTCGAACTCTACGGCGTCCTCGGCGGAGACCTCAGCGACGCCATCTTCAGCGTCTACTCCGCCTATGCCAACGTCCACCTGGCCCATTCCGATTTTTCCGACCCCGATCCGACCATGCACAACAAGGTGGCCATCGTGGACGCGCTCGACGACAGCCGCTATACCCTGAACGGCTCCGTCCTCTGCGGTTCGATGAACTGGTCCCAGAGCGGGATGCTCTGCAACGACGAACAGACCCTGGTCATCGACAACCCCTACATCGCCAACCAGTACCTCCAGCAGGCCATGGCCCGGCTGGCCGAAAAAGGGATCGAGCCCGACCGGCACACGGACATCGTGGTCGCGGTCGACCGCAGCAACTCGATGAACCTCCTCTGCAACGACGGGGTCACCACCAAAATCGACGCGGCGACGATGGCCGCGGACCTCTTCATCGACCTCATCGAACCGGACGAAGGGCACCGGATGAGCGTCGTGCGGTTCGGCAAGTTCGTGGAACCGTTCGTCCCCGACGTGGTCCTGGACGAGCTGACCACGCTCAACCTTTCCGATTACCACGACGCCGTCGACGACATCGTCACCGGTGGCGATTGCGGCACCGCGACCTGCTACGGACTGGCCCTGGAGGAGTGCGAGGACCAGCTCACTTCGGAACCAAACCCCAACCCCCGGCAGATCGTCCACTTCTTCACCGACGGAAACGAGAATCTGGCCCCGTGGGCCGATGAAGTCTACCCGGGCATGGTTACCGACGGGATCGAAATCCACTCGACCGGCTTCGGGGCCGACATCACCCCCGACGTCCTCGAGGAGATGGCCGAAGCCAGCGGTGGGACCTTCGCCCAGGTCGCGCTGGACACCACCTCGCTCTCCAAGCGGTTCGTGGAAGTCGCCCGGGCGGCCATGGACCTGGAGACCCTCCTCGACCCCTCCTACATCGTCAGCCGGGAACAGATGCCCTCCACCACGATCTCGGTGGACCGCACCTGCCGGAAGCTCAAGTTCATCCTCATGTGGGGAACCCGGAAACCCTACCTCGCCCAGATGACCGTCGTCTCTCCGAACAAGGTCCAACTGAAGAAAGGGCTGAAAGGAGTGCGCCAGGTCGACGGCGACGGGTACACGATCTGGCACGTGGACCTCGATGTCTGCCCCTATCTGCAGGCGGAAGGGACCTGGCGGATAACGATGGCGCCCGGCCTGGAATTCCCGGGCAAAACCGCCGAGGTCGAGCTGGTGGTGCTGGGCGACGGCGACATCGATTATCGGGCGGAAGTGGTGCCGGCGGCGACAAGGAAGAATCCCACGCGGGTCCGGCTCCTCTGCCGGATGCTGAACGAGGGTACGCCGGTGCGAACAGTAAAGTCGGCGGCGGTCACCTGGACAGGTCCCCTGGACCGGGAAGGGCAGGATCCCGCTCCGGTCAAAGTCGCTCTCTACGACGACGGCAAACACGGCGACGGCAAGGCCAACGACGGCCTCTTCGGACGCTACCTGATCTTGACGACCGCCGGCTGCAACACCTTTCACTTCGTCACACAGGCCCAGGTTCCGGGTAAAATGTTCAGGACCGTCTATCCCCGCCGGGAAGCGGTCGTCACCTACACGTTGAGGAAATAA
- a CDS encoding tail fiber domain-containing protein: MQIFRVLAPAAALLFFCRYAPAAPTPAPPTPIGPAPTPFGGSGHQTDFNGDGTDDIAVFSPTSGKWSVRGYTRVYYGAGKTPMAGDYNGDGKDDVAVWDSVTGKWSVRGITRAYYGSSGDLPLGAAGSPWNYRSSGNIWFEGWAGIMQGNPADALHIGNGDGNFLIRVEAQAGGAAQLRLRRGSSSTWIGPSGDNEFDLVTAENIPVVIGNNLTANMVIDTSGRVGIGTASPAGRLHIKGSSDTLVRLEGQDAGGGTQGLSLTRTGEAGTRGGIWLTYSLGELEFSVGDGAGQNTEPLRIGPDQRVGIGDPISISYTLEVDGSAGKPGGGTWTAACDARLKRKVRSLSGTAALEKFGRLNGVTYEWINPLEHQPGVRAGVLAQNLDRVFPAWVVTVEAGGKDEVLTPGGAESVSFPQDFDAYLIEALKELRARNRALRARLDALEGRAGTL, translated from the coding sequence ATGCAGATTTTTCGGGTCCTGGCTCCGGCTGCCGCACTGCTTTTCTTCTGCCGGTACGCTCCGGCCGCGCCCACCCCGGCGCCTCCCACCCCCATCGGGCCCGCCCCTACTCCCTTCGGAGGGAGCGGGCACCAGACCGACTTCAACGGCGACGGAACCGACGATATCGCGGTATTTTCCCCAACATCAGGGAAATGGAGCGTCAGGGGGTATACCCGGGTCTATTACGGGGCCGGCAAAACCCCCATGGCGGGGGACTACAACGGCGACGGGAAAGACGATGTCGCCGTCTGGGACTCCGTCACCGGCAAGTGGTCGGTCCGGGGCATCACCCGGGCCTACTACGGCTCGTCCGGAGACCTGCCCCTGGGCGCGGCGGGCAGCCCCTGGAACTACAGATCCTCAGGCAACATCTGGTTCGAGGGCTGGGCGGGTATCATGCAGGGCAACCCGGCCGACGCCCTTCACATCGGAAACGGGGACGGCAACTTCCTCATCCGGGTGGAGGCCCAGGCCGGGGGAGCCGCCCAGCTCCGGCTCCGCCGAGGAAGCTCCAGCACCTGGATCGGCCCCTCGGGAGACAACGAGTTCGACCTGGTCACCGCCGAGAACATCCCGGTCGTCATCGGGAACAACCTGACCGCGAACATGGTCATCGACACCAGCGGCCGGGTCGGAATCGGGACCGCCTCCCCCGCCGGCAGGCTCCATATCAAGGGAAGCTCGGACACGCTCGTGCGCCTGGAAGGGCAGGACGCCGGGGGGGGCACCCAGGGGCTGAGCCTGACCAGAACGGGAGAAGCCGGCACCCGGGGAGGGATATGGCTCACCTACTCCCTGGGCGAGCTGGAGTTCAGCGTCGGCGACGGCGCGGGCCAGAACACCGAACCGCTGCGGATCGGCCCCGACCAGCGGGTCGGGATCGGCGACCCGATTTCCATCAGCTACACGCTCGAAGTCGACGGGAGCGCCGGGAAACCGGGCGGGGGAACGTGGACGGCGGCCTGCGACGCCAGGCTGAAGCGGAAGGTCCGCTCCCTCTCCGGAACCGCCGCCCTGGAAAAATTCGGCCGCCTCAACGGGGTAACCTACGAGTGGATAAACCCCCTCGAGCACCAACCGGGAGTCAGGGCCGGGGTGCTGGCGCAAAACCTCGATCGGGTCTTCCCCGCCTGGGTCGTTACCGTCGAGGCGGGGGGGAAAGACGAGGTTCTGACCCCCGGGGGCGCCGAATCCGTTTCCTTTCCCCAGGACTTCGACGCTTACCTGATCGAAGCGCTCAAGGAACTCAGGGCGCGCAACCGCGCTCTCCGGGCGCGGTTGGACGCGCTCGAAGGCCGGGCGGGAACGCTGTGA
- a CDS encoding cyclic nucleotide-binding domain-containing protein → MWNPPRLAEARRSVTDPTAMNDVLLNAAYLLMLAAFVARDALWMRLLLVLSQLSFIGYALFADNFSMTVWNAGFVAVNLVQTCRIFRKRRPIALSPVLEAIYLSAFAVMRRREFLYLWFMGRDGEATNRALLEHARPEGTLFFITEGAVAIFRDGREVAGIGPGDFIADASAVFGSSSPGVDARAVGRARYRCWDKDALERLRLAAPEIYIKVQKLLGSYMAGKLRQALDG, encoded by the coding sequence ATGTGGAACCCGCCGCGGCTGGCGGAGGCGCGGAGATCCGTCACCGACCCAACCGCCATGAACGACGTTCTCCTGAACGCGGCCTATCTCCTGATGCTGGCGGCCTTCGTCGCCCGCGACGCCCTGTGGATGAGGCTGCTCCTGGTGCTTTCCCAACTTTCCTTCATCGGCTACGCGCTTTTCGCCGACAACTTCTCCATGACGGTGTGGAACGCCGGTTTCGTAGCGGTCAACCTGGTCCAAACCTGTCGGATCTTCCGGAAGCGCCGACCGATCGCGCTCTCCCCGGTCCTGGAAGCGATCTATCTTTCGGCGTTCGCTGTGATGAGGAGGAGGGAGTTTCTCTACCTGTGGTTCATGGGCCGCGACGGAGAAGCGACGAACCGGGCCCTGCTGGAGCATGCCCGGCCGGAGGGAACGCTGTTTTTCATAACCGAGGGGGCGGTCGCGATCTTCCGCGACGGCCGGGAAGTCGCCGGGATCGGCCCGGGAGATTTCATCGCGGATGCGAGCGCCGTCTTCGGTTCCTCTTCCCCCGGCGTCGACGCCCGCGCCGTCGGCCGAGCGCGCTATCGCTGCTGGGACAAGGACGCCCTGGAACGGTTGCGCCTGGCGGCGCCGGAGATCTACATCAAAGTCCAGAAACTGCTGGGCTCATACATGGCCGGAAAACTGCGTCAAGCGCTGGACGGCTGA